One part of the Salinivirga cyanobacteriivorans genome encodes these proteins:
- the fbaA gene encoding class II fructose-bisphosphate aldolase, with product MTKIFDSVKPGVLFGKDVTRVLEIAKKEKFAIPAVNVVGTNSINAVLESAKTVNSPVIIQFSNGGASFYAGKGIDLPGQEAAVAGAIAGALHVNHMAELYGVPVILHTDHAAKKLLPWIDGLLDASEAQFEATGKPLFSSHMIDLSEETLEENIEICGKYLERMDKMGMTLEIELGVTGGEEDGVDNSDVDASALYTQPEEVYYAWKELSKISPNFTIAASFGNVHGVYKPGNVKLTPKILDNSQKYIQDKEGTVARPVNFVFHGGSGSSLEEIREAIDYGVIKMNIDTDTQWAAWNGVREYEAKNHDYLQSQIGNPDGADNPNKKYYDPRKWLRELEKSMVERLKQAFDNLNCIDRN from the coding sequence ATGACGAAAATATTTGATTCAGTGAAGCCAGGTGTGCTTTTTGGAAAAGATGTAACCCGTGTGTTGGAGATAGCCAAAAAAGAAAAATTTGCCATTCCTGCTGTAAATGTGGTAGGAACGAACTCTATTAATGCAGTACTGGAATCTGCTAAAACAGTAAATTCGCCAGTAATTATTCAGTTTTCAAATGGTGGAGCTTCGTTTTATGCAGGAAAAGGAATTGATTTGCCCGGGCAGGAAGCTGCTGTGGCAGGGGCTATTGCCGGTGCTTTACACGTGAATCATATGGCAGAATTATACGGAGTACCTGTAATTTTGCATACCGATCATGCTGCAAAAAAGTTGCTGCCATGGATTGATGGTTTGTTGGATGCATCTGAAGCACAATTCGAAGCAACCGGAAAGCCACTTTTCTCCTCGCACATGATCGACCTCTCTGAAGAAACATTAGAGGAGAACATCGAAATATGTGGAAAATATTTAGAGCGTATGGATAAAATGGGTATGACGCTGGAAATTGAACTTGGAGTTACAGGTGGAGAAGAAGATGGCGTTGATAACTCAGATGTTGATGCTTCAGCTTTGTATACGCAGCCTGAAGAAGTGTATTATGCCTGGAAAGAGTTAAGTAAAATATCGCCTAATTTTACCATAGCCGCATCGTTTGGTAATGTGCATGGCGTATATAAACCCGGAAATGTAAAGCTAACACCCAAGATTCTCGATAATTCACAGAAATATATACAAGATAAAGAGGGAACCGTTGCCAGGCCTGTGAATTTTGTTTTTCATGGAGGTTCAGGCTCATCACTGGAAGAGATACGTGAAGCCATTGATTATGGTGTAATTAAAATGAATATCGATACCGATACGCAGTGGGCTGCATGGAATGGTGTTCGCGAATATGAAGCAAAAAACCATGATTACCTCCAGTCTCAAATCGGAAATCCTGATGGAGCGGATAATCCAAATAAAAAATATTACGATCCCAGAAAATGGTTACGTGAGCTTGAAAAATCAATGGTTGAAAGACTTAAACAAGCTTTCGATAATTTAAATTGTATAGATAGAAATTAA
- a CDS encoding prohibitin family protein, translated as MKKGLQQLIIAIIGVFILIVFFGSSMFYKVNPGERAIIFRQFGGGLDTAEVYIPGFHIVAPWNDFITYNVKEQKSEEPMDVLDKNGLSVNIDISVRFNPIYRQIPFLHRQFGQDYINQLIIPEIRSTVRQVAGRYTAEEIYSTKRSEVEQSIIDEAGKKLANNFIDMRALLIRSIQLPKDIKMAIENKLKQEQEALAYQFKLEKEKSEAERKRIEAEGESRANKIINASLTKSLLRMRGIEATVKLSESPNSKVIVIGSGEDGMPLILGNQ; from the coding sequence ATGAAAAAAGGACTTCAACAACTTATTATTGCAATTATCGGTGTTTTTATACTGATAGTTTTCTTCGGGAGCAGTATGTTTTACAAAGTAAATCCTGGTGAACGTGCCATCATTTTCCGCCAGTTCGGAGGCGGACTCGATACAGCAGAAGTTTACATACCGGGTTTTCATATTGTTGCACCATGGAACGACTTTATTACTTACAATGTAAAGGAACAAAAGTCTGAGGAACCTATGGATGTGCTTGACAAAAACGGCCTTTCTGTGAATATAGATATTTCAGTACGTTTCAATCCTATTTACAGACAAATTCCTTTCTTACATCGCCAGTTTGGGCAGGATTACATTAACCAACTCATTATTCCAGAAATAAGGAGTACAGTCCGACAGGTAGCAGGACGTTACACTGCAGAAGAAATTTACTCCACAAAACGTTCTGAAGTAGAGCAATCGATTATTGATGAAGCAGGCAAAAAACTAGCTAACAACTTCATAGATATGCGAGCCCTCTTAATTCGTTCCATTCAACTGCCAAAAGATATTAAGATGGCTATTGAGAACAAACTCAAACAAGAGCAGGAAGCCTTAGCATATCAGTTTAAGCTTGAAAAAGAAAAGAGTGAGGCAGAAAGGAAACGTATTGAAGCCGAAGGAGAGTCGCGGGCAAACAAAATTATTAACGCGAGTTTGACCAAAAGTCTGCTCCGTATGCGTGGAATAGAGGCTACAGTTAAATTATCTGAATCACCAAATAGCAAGGTAATTGTAATTGGTAGTGGTGAAGATGGTATGCCGTTGATATTAGGTAACCAGTAA